One window of Quercus robur chromosome 12, dhQueRobu3.1, whole genome shotgun sequence genomic DNA carries:
- the LOC126708578 gene encoding (+)-neomenthol dehydrogenase-like isoform X2, translating into MAETTKNPETKRVAVVTGANKGIGFEISKQLASNGVKVILTARDVKRGTEAVEILKAAGYSDLSFHQLDVSDPVSISSFVNFIKTEFGKLDILVNNAGINGAIVDKELWNLGLDEFIGPNAKPLKELIKQTYQTTENCLRTNYYGTKQVSEELIPLLQLSNSARIVNISSSLGQLKFISNENARKKLEDVDGLTEERVDEVVEGFLEDVKENSIEVKGWPINFSAYLVSKAALNAYTRVLAKKNPNIAINSVGPGYTKTDLNDKTGVFTIAEAAKGPVMLALMPEGGPSGLFFDQTEVSTF; encoded by the exons ATGGCTGAAACAACCAAGAATCCTGAAACGAAGAG GGTTGCAGTTGTAACAGGAGCCAACAAAGGAATAGGATTTGAGATATCTAAACAGCTAGCTTCAAATGGGGTCAAGGTAATATTAACTGCTAGAGATGTGAAGAGGGGCACTGAAGCTGTTGAAATACTCAAGGCTGCTGGATACTCCGATTTGAGTTTTCATCAACTTGATGTCTCGGACCCAGTTAGCATTTCTTCTTTCGTGAATTTCATCAAAACCGAATTTGGGAAGCTTGACATATTG GTAAACAATGCAGGGATTAATGGAGCCATAGTCGATAAGGAATTATGGAACCTTGGTTTGGATGAA TTTATAGGTCCAAATGCCAAACCTTTGAAGGAACTTATAAAGCAGACTTACCAAACTACGGAGAATTGTTTGAGAACAAACTATTATGGGACCAAGCAAGTGAGCGAAGAACTTATTCCGCTTCTTCAATTATCCAATTCAGCAAGAATAGTAAACATCTCCTCCAGTTTGGGGCAGCTAaag tttatttcaaatgaaaatgCTAGGAAGAAGTTAGAAGATGTAGATGGTCTCACAGAAGAGAGAGTGGACGAGGTGGTTGAAGGGTTCTTAGAAGATGTGAAGGAGAATTCCATAGAAGTCAAAGGCTGGCCTATCAATTTTTCAGCTTATTTGGTCTCCAAGGCAGCTCTGAATGCTTACACAAGGGTACTAGCTAAGAAGAATCCCAATATTGCTATTAACTCAGTTGGTCCTGGCTATACGAAAACGGATTTGAACGACAAAACTGGGGTTTTCACTATTGCAGAAGCTGCAAAAGGTCCTGTGATGCTTGCTTTGATGCCTGAAGGTGGTCCTTCCGGCCTCTTCTTTGATCAAACAGAAGTGTCAACCTTTTGA
- the LOC126708578 gene encoding salutaridine reductase-like isoform X1 translates to MAETTKNPETKRVAVVTGANKGIGFEISKQLASNGVKVILTARDVKRGTEAVEILKAAGYSDLSFHQLDVSDPVSISSFVNFIKTEFGKLDILVNNAAVNGLTTVGTVDPKDLKFGRDDVEGPNDGAFKKFVQQTYESAVNSFKTNYYGIKHLSEELIPLLQLSKSARIVNISSRLGQLKLISNENAKKKLGDIDGLTEEKVDEVVEEFLEDVKENLIEDKGWPSNNFSAYSITKTVLNAYTRVLAKKYPTIAINAVSPGFTKTDLNYNAGVLTTEEAAKGPVMLALMLDSKPSGLFFDKTEVSMF, encoded by the exons ATGGCTGAAACAACCAAGAATCCTGAAACGAAGAG GGTTGCAGTTGTAACAGGAGCCAACAAAGGAATAGGATTTGAGATATCTAAACAGCTAGCTTCAAATGGGGTCAAGGTAATATTAACTGCTAGAGATGTGAAGAGGGGCACTGAAGCTGTTGAAATACTCAAGGCTGCTGGATACTCCGATTTGAGTTTTCATCAACTTGATGTCTCGGACCCAGTTAGCATTTCTTCTTTCGTGAATTTCATCAAAACCGAATTTGGGAAGCTTGACATATTG GTAAATAATGCAGCAGTTAATGGATTAACCACAGTTGGTACAGTGGATCCAAAAGACTTAAAATTTGGCCGTGATGAT GTTGAAGGCCCAAATGACGGAGCCTTTAAGAAATTTGTACAGCAAACTTATGAATCTGCGGTGAActctttcaaaacaaattattatGGGATCAAGCATTTGAGCGAAGAACTTATTCCACTTCTTCAGTTATCAAAATCAGCAAGAATAGTAAACATCTCCTCCCGCTTGGGACAGCTCaag CTGATTTCAAATGAGAACGCAAAGAAGAAGCTAGGAGATATAGATGGTCTCACAGAAGAGAAAGTGGATGAGGTGGTTGAAGAGTTCTTAGAAGATGTGAAGGAGAATTTGATAGAAGATAAAGGTTGGcctagtaataatttttcagcGTATTCTATCACCAAGACAGTTCTGAATGCATACACAAGGGTTCTAGCGAAGAAGTATCCCACGATTGCCATTAACGCAGTTAGTCCTGGATTTACCAAAACAGATTTGAATTACAACGCTGGGGTCTTGACTACTGAAGAAGCTGCAAAAGGCCCTGTGATGTTGGCTTTAATGCTTGATTCTAAGCCTTCTGGACTTTTCTTTGATAAGACAGAAGTGTCAATGTTTTGA
- the LOC126708334 gene encoding uncharacterized protein LOC126708334: protein MAEDSVDTLTSQAAKLSWLKGKINLEVVESSGESSKKLLIGKIISNKPFSKSLVKEILVKAWNVINDIEVTVVDKNVFMFSFQHEADVRRAWDRRPWTVKGDHLILKRFCSDISVSEVDFSTTEFWIQIHGLPLNRRSKENVLKIGSIVGKALDTDLVGPGSGIWSKSVRVRVELDICCPLVPGFPLERDNLPVLWIPFKFEKLGNFCFGCGLLGHDLRNCQDLGVQNGGFFGRWLRADNDEFQPGIKLDDFHIPNRPALMSIIPDSRPSVQIEQSSRIQTAMGSRDEMITREAHGKRVEPVEVLEQCRMVTLLQNDGTSLEKVTDVRSESLVVIGDFNCIKRAKEKCGGRLVAESSVNCLRDFMLNTGAIDLGFIGPSFTWSNRREGLANIKERLDQCLCDQEWQNLFPKAGVRHLCNSNSDHNPIMLDTHLDSGKWPRPFRFEAMWTKEEGSRQVVEELDDWLTREDLRLQQSSRELWVKEGDRNSRFFHLSTIIRRRRNCISEIKLDDGSWIRDREDIQRYFLDNFSTLYNSCQPQFPMNLENLIQPCVSDQENLGLCKVPSRDEIKKVVYEMKALKAPGPDGFPALFYKHYWDIVGDQLVFAVQSFFLNGRLQKDFNKTFIALIPKKKGAHNFNHFRPIGLCNVSYKVISKIIVNRLRPLLDKMVDPAQVAFVPNRWINENIVLAHEIVHSFKHTGKKKGFLGIKLDFQKAYDRMEWSFLLEVLKAFGFSNSFVNLIHQCLSSVEFSLLLNGSQCPSFSPSRGLRQGDPISPYLFILGSEVLLRLIKREVDQQRLSGVKVSNTTPPISKLCYADDIILFCKAKSSELATLKVCLEKYCSWSGQSINIEKSGCFPSKEVSPQFINQVRCSWGLNILSNNTTYLGVPLFLSRSRNKDFRYIKERLDSKLSGWKSKNLSWSGRATLIKSVAQAIPAYAMSTIQLPKGLCEQLDESTRRFWWNSKSKSGSYWTPVSWSTLCWPQKEGGLGFRNLWDFNQALLSKFGWWILTGKDCPCVNVLRAKYKIRNNWLTHSYHGHASLFWKSLLGIKHIIAKAGCFVLGSGDSIRIWFDPWIPDLPGYIPSPKVDANPDLALVVSQLLSSDPCRWDVHKLNYFFDETVVDLILKIPIPISHSVDSWSWTVTNSGSFSAKSAYWLCRAASSPSNIDATRGQIWKSKLHERLKMLLWRIATNVLPSKEVISRFNENIDSCCSLCGLATESSLHLFTVCAIAKAVWFQSQWGLRMEELRNSSIFDSVVPNLEGAVSRIFSLFAEHKNSRASSTSHLASASPQVWFPPSRRDIKINVDAAVGPRFSAIAVVVRDWRGELVFAGSMKVNTTLPLQAEAEAVRWAISLAPALDGVSVLVESDSQVVVQLLSNLTLPPPWRIRSLCVDLRSLLTLHVGFARTVSLLLL from the exons ATGGCAGAAGACTCGGTTGACACATTAACTTCACAAGCGGCCAAACTCAGCTGGCTTAAAGGCAAGATCAATCTAGAGGTGGTCGAATCTTCCGGTGAAAGTTCAAAGAAGCTTTTGATTGGTAAGATTATATCCAACAAGCCCTTTTCAAAGAGTTTAGTCAAAGAAATTTTGGTGAAAGCTTGGAATGTGATAAATGATATAGAAGTGACAGTAGTAGACAAGaatgtttttatgttttcttttcaaCATGAGGCAGACGTGAGACGGGCTTGGGATAGAAGGCCCTGGACAGTCAAGGGCGATCATTTAATCCTAAAACGTTTCTGCTCTGATATCAGTGTGTCTGAAGTAGATTTCTCCACCACTGAATTCTGGATTCAGATCCATGGTCTCCCACTTAACAGAAGAAGTAAGGAGAACGTGCTGAAAATTGGTAGTATAGTGGGTAAAGCTTTGGATACTGATTTGGTTGGCCCTGGTTCTGGGATTTGGAGCAAAAGTGTTAGAGTTCGGGTTGAATTGGATATTTGTTGCCCGTTAGTGCCAGGTTTCCCGTTGGAAAGGGATAATCTTCCTGTTCTGTGGATCCCatttaagtttgaaaaattggggaatttttgttttggatgtGGTTTGCTTGGCCATGATCTCCGTAACTGTCAGGATTTGGGAGTCCAGAACGGTGGTTTCTTTGGAAGATGGCTAAGAGCAGATAATGATGAATTTCAACCGGGTATCAAGTTGGATGACTTTCACATTCCAAATCGTCCAGCATTGATGTCCATTATCCCAGATTCAAGGCCCTCTGTTCAGATAGAACAGTCCAGTCGGATCCAAACAGCCATGGGTTCTCGGGATGAAATGATCACAAGGGAGGCACATGGCAAAAGAGTAGAACCAGTGGAGGTCCTCGAGCAGTGTAGGATGGTGACTCTCCTTCAGAATGATGGGACTTCATTGGAAAAGGTTACTGATGTCCGGTCAGAATCCTTA gttgtgattggtgatttcAATTGCATCAAGAGGGCGAAAGAGAAATGTGGTGGTAGGTTAGTGGCTGAGAGCTCAGTGAATTGTCTTAGAGATTTTATGTTGAATACGGGTGCTATTGACCTTGGATTTATTGGGCCTTCGTTCACATGGTCTAATAGAAGGGAAGGTTTGGCCAATATAAAAGAGAGATTGGACCAATGTCTGTGTGATCAAGAGTGGCAGAACTTATTCCCCAAGGCTGGGGTTAGACACCTGTGCAACTCCAACTCGGATCATAATCCGATAATGCTTGATACTCATTTAGATTCTGGGAAGTGGCCTCGACCATTTCGTTTTGAAGCTATGTGGACCAAGGAGGAGGGTAGTAGACAGGTGGTGGAAG AACTTGATGACTGGCTCACAAGAGAAGACCTGCGGTTACAGCAGAGTTCTAGAGAGCTGTGGGTTAAAGAGGGGGATCGTAATTCTAGATTTTTCCATCTCTCAACCATCATCAGAAGGCGTAGGAATTGCATTTCAGAGATAAAGTTGGATGATGGGTCGTGGATTAGAGACCGGGAGGATATCCAGagatattttttggataatttctCCACTCTGTACAATTCTTGTCAACCCCAGTTCCCTATGAATCTTGAGAATCTCATTCAACCATGTGTTTCTGATCAAGAAAATCTGGGGCTGTGTAAAGTTCCCTCTAGAGATGAGATTAAAAAAGTGGTTTACGAGATGAAAGCCCTTAAAGCTCCAGGTCCAGATGGCTTCCCAGCTCTTTTTTATAAGCATTACTGGGACATTGTGGGGGACCAGCTAGTTTTTGCTGTCCAGAGTTTCTTTCTTAATGGCAGGCTGCAGAAAGATTTCAATAAAACCTTCATCGCCCTtattccaaaaaagaaaggtgcgcataattttaatcatttccgTCCTATCGGTCTGTGTAATGTGAGTTATAAGGTGATATCGAAAATCATTGTTAATAGACTGAGGCCTCTTTTAGATAAAATGGTGGATCCAGCCCAAGTGGCATTTGTTCCGAATAGATGGattaatgaaaatatagttcTGGCTCATGAGATTGTGCACAGTTTCAAACACACAGGGAAGAAGAAGGGCTTTCTTGGAATCAAACTAGACTTTCAAAAAGCATACGATAGAATGGAATGGAGTTTTCTGCTGGAGGTTCTTAAAGCTTTTGGTTTCAGCAACTCCTTTGTTAACCTCATTCATCAATGTCTATCTTCAGTTGAATTCTCACTTCTATTAAATGGGAGCCAATGTCCAAGTTTCTCCCCCTCCCGTGGCCTTAGGCAAGGTGACCCAATATCACCTTATTTGTTTATTCTGGGCAGCGAAGTTCTTCTAAGACTTATAAAAAGGGAGGTTGATCAGCAGAGGCTATCTGGTGTTAAAGTGTCCAATACGACTCCTCCCATTTCTAAGCTATGTTATGCTGATGACATCATATTATTTTGCAAGGCAAAATCTTCTGAGCTAGCCACCCTTAAAGTTTGCCTGGAGAAATATTGCTCTTGGTCGGGTCAGTCCATTAACATAGAAAAATCTGGTTGTTTCCCCTCCAAAGAGGTGAGCCCTCAATTTATCAATCAAGTGAGATGTAGCTGGGGTCTGAACATTCTGTCAAATAACACCACCTATCTTGGAGTTCCACTCTTTCTTTCTAGGAGCAGGAATAAAGACTTCAGATACATTAAAGAGAGGCTGGATAGTAAGCTAAGTGGATGGAAAAGCAAGAATTTGTCTTGGTCTGGGAGAGCAACTCTTATCAAATCGGTGGCCCAAGCCATTCCAGCCTATGCTATGTCTACCATCCAGCTTCCTAAAGGTCTTTGTGAGCAACTTGACGAGTCAACTCGCAGATTTTGGTGGAATTCTAAATCTAAGTCCGGTTCATACTGGACTCCAGTATCTTGGTCTACTCTTTGTTGGCCCCAAAAGGAAGGAGGCTTGGGTTTCAGGAATCTCTGGGACTTCAACCAAGCTCTCCTCTCCAAATTTGGCTGGTGGATTTTAACAGGAAAAGATTGTCCTTGTGTAAATGTGCTGAGGGCGAAATACAAGATCCGTAATAACTGGCTGACTCATTCCTATCATGGCCATGCTTCCCTATTTTGGAAAAGCTTGTTGGGTATTAAGCACATCATCGCCAAGGCGGGATGTTTTGTTTTGGGCAGTGGGGATTCTATTAGAATATGGTTTGATCCTTGGATCCCCGATCTTCCAGGCTACATTCCTTCCCCTAAGGTTGATGCTAATCCAGACTTGGCCTTGGTTGTGTCTCAGCTCTTGTCATCGGATCCATGTAGATGGGATGTTCACAAATTGAACTATTTCTTCGACGAGACGGTAGTTGATCTCATTCTGAAAATCCCCATCCCAATCAGTCATTCTGTGGATAGTTGGTCGTGGACTGTCACAAACTCGGGGTCTTTTTCAGCCAAATCTGCTTATTGGCTGTGCAGGGCAGCCTCGTCCCCCTCGAATATTGATGCTACTAGGGGTCAAATATGGAAATCCAAGCTTCATGAGCGCCTTAAAATGCTTTTGTGGAGAATTGCTACCAATGTGCTGCCTTCTAAAGAGGTAATCAGTAGATTTAATGAGAATATTGATAGTTGTTGCTCATTGTGCGGTTTGGCTACTGAGTCTTCCCTTCACCTATTTACGGTTTGCGCTATTGCTAAAGCTGTATGGTTTCAAAGTCAGTGGGGGTTGAGGATGGAAGAG CTTAGAAATAGTTCCATATTTGATTCCGTTGTGCCTAACTTGGAGGGTGCTGTGTCAAGGATTTTTAGCCTTTTTGCTGAGCATAAAAATTCAAGAGCATCCTCTACTAGTCATCTGGCCTCGGCCTCTCCTCAGGTTTGGTTTCCCCCCTCAAGGCGggacataaaaataaatgtagatGCAGCAGTGGGTCCTCGCTTTTCTGCCATCGCTGTAGTTGTGAGAGATTGGAGAGGGGAGTTGGTGTTTGCTGGCTCTATGAAAGTGAACACCACCCTCCCTCTTCAAGCTGAAGCAGAAGCAGTTAGATGGGCAATCTCTTTAGCTCCTGCTCTGGATGGTGTTTCTGTGCTTGTGGAGTCTGATTCTCAAGTTGTTGTACAACTTCTATCAAATTTGACACTACCTCCTCCTTGGAGAATCAGGTCGCTTTGTGTTGATTTGAGGTCTCTGCTCACTCTCCATG TGGGTTTTGCTCGGACTGTCTCTCTTCTGTTGTTGTGA
- the LOC126708335 gene encoding uncharacterized protein LOC126708335 yields MAMREGETLKTYSDRYWEMFNEIDGNFKVVAIRTFKVGLPTEHELRKSLNKKPRQSMHQLMDRIDKYKRVEEDQQQGKGKIKVTPTERRDFKLERYNNNRPRRDFPGHAGHSTPQIVNTVFKELVHQILDKIKNKPYFKWPNKKGGDPTKHNQGLYCQYHKDRGHTT; encoded by the coding sequence ATGGCAATGAGAGAAGGGGAGACTTTAAAAACTTATTCAGATAGATAttgggaaatgtttaatgagATAGATGGAAACTTCAAGGTCGTGGCTATAAGGACATTTAAGGTTGGTCTCCCTACTGAGCATGAGTTGAGAAAGTCCTTGAACAAGAAGCCTCGGCAGAGCATGCATCAGTTAATGGATcgaattgacaagtacaaacGGGTCGAGGAAGATCAACAGCAAGGGAAGGGTAAAATTAAGGTAACTCCTACTGAACGAAGGGATTTCAAGTTGGAGAGGTATAATAACAATAGACCTAGGAGAGATTTCCCAGGACATGCGGGGCATTCTACTCCCCAGATAGTTAACACAGTTTTCAAGGAACTAGTACACCAAATCCTTGATAAGATAAAGAACAAACCATACTTCAAATGGCCGAATAAAAAGGGGGGAGACCCTACCAAGCATAACCAAGGTCTTTATTGCCAGTATCATAAGGATCGTGGACACACTACGTAA